A window of the Desulforapulum autotrophicum HRM2 genome harbors these coding sequences:
- the fdnG gene encoding formate dehydrogenase-N subunit alpha, protein MKFTRRRFLKLAGMGAAILPLGQLGINLGPVQAFAAGMKIDGAKEVVSICPFCAVTCHYIAHVKDGQIVSTEGDPDYPVSEGALCAKGAAQLSMINSPHRLLKPLYRAPFSDRWEEKSWDWTLDRLARKIKETRDSDFKRVNARGEQVNRVESIFHLGCSIMDNEECAVVHQAARGLGLVHFDHQARIUHSATVAALAESFGRGAMTNHWIDLKNSDCIFIMGSNAAEHHPVSFKWILRAKDNGAKIMHVDPKFSRTSARSDFHVPLRSGTDLAFLGGLINHILENKKYFAEYVTEYTNAAFIVNAGFEFKNGMFSGYSAGDRKYDKGTWSFQKDENGVPLRDKTLQDKNCVFQLMKHHYSRYNLKDVSKITGVSKENLLKVWETFAETGKKDKAGAICYALGWTQHTVGVQNIRASALIQLLLGNIGVAGGGIEALRGEPNVQGSTDHCILWHIIPGYLPMPQAQWNTLADYNEACTPVSNDPQSANWWQHKPAYMASLLKGWFGEKGTQENGFGYNWLPKVDAGVDYSYLYIFDHMYNSKIKGGFIWGTNPAQSVPNSNKVRKAMDNLDWACFAEVHHTESTDFWHRPGVDPGSIKTECFLLPSANRAEKEGSITNSGRWQLWHYQAIKPQGECLALGDMCVKITNAVRQLYRSEGGVYPEPLLNLDFPAYYDPEKIAQKCNGWFTRDTEIKGKLYKKGQQVPSFTALKDDGSTVSLNWLYAGGYTEEEPGRKYNKSKRRDFSQTPEQAAIGLYPNYSWCWPVNRRILYNRASVDLNGQPWAPHKPVIRWDGAKWIGDVPDGGWPPLASGKGRYPFIMHTEGHGQLFGPGRKEGPFPEHYEPIETPVKKHPFSDQLSNPCAVIFHGEMDKLAEPADKRFPIVLTTYSMTEHWCGGGETRNSPPLLEAEPQLYVEMSPELAREKGIQNGEPVVVENLRGRVEAIAMVTIRMRPFTIQGKTVHEVGMPFCFGWTTKGCGDSTNRLTPSVGDPNTTIPEFKACLVNVRKADKLKELDA, encoded by the coding sequence ATGAAATTTACACGTCGTCGTTTTTTAAAACTTGCCGGAATGGGGGCTGCAATACTCCCCCTTGGCCAGTTGGGAATAAACCTTGGACCGGTCCAGGCCTTTGCCGCCGGCATGAAAATTGACGGAGCAAAGGAGGTCGTTTCCATCTGTCCGTTCTGTGCGGTTACCTGTCATTATATCGCCCATGTCAAAGACGGCCAGATCGTCAGCACTGAGGGTGATCCTGACTATCCCGTCAGCGAGGGTGCCCTCTGTGCCAAGGGTGCGGCCCAGCTTTCCATGATTAACAGTCCCCATCGTTTGCTAAAGCCCCTTTACAGGGCCCCATTTTCAGACCGTTGGGAGGAAAAAAGCTGGGACTGGACCCTTGACCGCCTGGCCAGAAAAATCAAAGAGACCCGTGACAGCGATTTCAAGCGCGTCAATGCCAGGGGAGAGCAGGTCAACCGTGTGGAATCCATCTTTCACCTGGGCTGTTCGATCATGGACAATGAAGAGTGTGCCGTTGTGCACCAGGCAGCAAGGGGGCTTGGGCTGGTCCATTTCGACCACCAGGCGCGTATCTGACACAGCGCAACAGTTGCGGCTCTGGCAGAGTCGTTTGGACGTGGCGCAATGACCAACCACTGGATTGATCTTAAAAATTCAGACTGCATTTTTATCATGGGCAGCAATGCAGCCGAGCACCATCCAGTCAGCTTTAAATGGATTTTACGTGCTAAAGACAATGGCGCAAAAATCATGCATGTGGATCCGAAATTTTCCAGAACTTCCGCCAGGAGTGATTTCCATGTCCCCTTAAGGTCCGGTACTGACCTTGCCTTCCTGGGTGGGCTGATTAATCATATCCTTGAAAATAAAAAATATTTTGCAGAGTATGTCACCGAATATACCAATGCCGCTTTTATTGTAAATGCCGGCTTTGAGTTCAAAAATGGAATGTTCTCAGGCTATAGTGCCGGTGACAGAAAATATGACAAGGGTACATGGTCGTTCCAGAAAGATGAAAACGGCGTCCCCCTGCGGGACAAAACACTCCAGGATAAAAATTGTGTGTTTCAGCTGATGAAGCATCACTACTCCAGGTACAATTTAAAGGACGTTTCAAAGATCACCGGTGTTTCAAAGGAAAACCTGCTCAAGGTATGGGAAACCTTTGCTGAAACCGGAAAAAAGGACAAGGCCGGTGCCATCTGTTATGCACTGGGATGGACCCAGCACACGGTGGGTGTTCAGAATATACGTGCCAGCGCGCTGATCCAGCTTCTTCTGGGTAACATTGGTGTGGCCGGCGGCGGTATTGAGGCCCTGCGTGGTGAACCCAACGTTCAGGGCTCAACGGACCATTGTATCCTCTGGCATATCATTCCCGGATACCTGCCCATGCCCCAGGCACAGTGGAACACATTGGCGGACTATAACGAGGCCTGCACGCCGGTCAGCAATGACCCCCAGAGTGCCAACTGGTGGCAGCACAAGCCTGCCTATATGGCAAGCCTGCTCAAGGGGTGGTTTGGAGAAAAAGGAACCCAGGAAAACGGATTCGGTTACAACTGGCTTCCCAAGGTCGATGCCGGTGTTGACTACTCGTATCTGTATATTTTTGATCATATGTATAACAGTAAGATTAAGGGCGGATTCATCTGGGGAACCAATCCTGCCCAGAGTGTTCCAAATTCCAACAAGGTCAGAAAAGCCATGGACAATCTGGACTGGGCCTGTTTTGCGGAAGTCCACCACACCGAGTCAACGGATTTCTGGCACAGGCCAGGGGTGGACCCAGGCAGCATAAAAACGGAATGTTTTCTACTGCCTTCGGCCAACCGTGCGGAAAAAGAAGGGTCCATCACCAACAGCGGCCGGTGGCAGCTGTGGCATTACCAGGCAATCAAACCCCAGGGAGAATGTCTGGCCCTGGGTGACATGTGCGTAAAGATCACAAACGCCGTCAGGCAGTTGTACCGCAGTGAAGGCGGTGTCTATCCGGAACCCCTTCTGAATCTGGATTTTCCCGCCTATTACGATCCTGAAAAAATTGCCCAGAAGTGTAATGGGTGGTTCACCAGGGACACAGAAATCAAAGGCAAGCTGTACAAGAAAGGGCAGCAGGTCCCCAGCTTTACCGCCCTCAAGGACGATGGTTCCACAGTCTCTCTGAACTGGCTGTACGCCGGCGGCTACACAGAGGAAGAGCCCGGCAGAAAATACAACAAATCCAAACGTCGGGATTTTTCTCAAACGCCGGAACAGGCAGCCATCGGGCTGTATCCCAACTATTCCTGGTGTTGGCCGGTGAACCGTAGAATCCTCTACAACCGTGCATCCGTGGACCTGAACGGGCAACCCTGGGCTCCCCACAAGCCGGTTATTCGCTGGGATGGCGCCAAATGGATCGGTGACGTTCCCGACGGCGGCTGGCCACCCCTTGCATCGGGAAAGGGCCGGTATCCGTTTATCATGCACACTGAAGGCCACGGCCAGCTGTTTGGCCCGGGGCGTAAAGAAGGGCCATTCCCCGAGCACTATGAGCCCATTGAAACACCGGTGAAAAAACATCCGTTCTCCGATCAGCTGAGCAACCCCTGTGCAGTAATCTTCCATGGTGAGATGGATAAACTGGCAGAACCCGCAGACAAACGTTTCCCCATTGTCTTGACCACCTACAGTATGACCGAGCACTGGTGTGGCGGTGGTGAAACAAGGAATTCTCCCCCCCTGCTTGAGGCAGAACCCCAGCTCTATGTGGAGATGAGCCCTGAACTTGCCAGGGAAAAGGGTATCCAGAACGGTGAACCCGTTGTGGTTGAAAACCTCAGGGGACGGGTTGAGGCCATTGCCATGGTCACCATCCGCATGCGGCCGTTCACCATCCAGGGTAAAACAGTTCATGAGGTGGGCATGCCGTTCTGTTTCGGCTGGACCACCAAGGGATGTGGTGATTCCACCAACCGGCTGACGCCGTCTGTGGGCGATCCCAATACCACCATTCCTGAATTTAAAGCCTGTCTTGTCAATGTCAGAAAGGCCGATAAATTAAAGGAACTGGATGCCTAG
- a CDS encoding amino acid ABC transporter permease produces MLESLIVIKDALPFLIRGSLTTGAIVLGAMFIGLVLGLTMACGMVYGRKWVRRVVGFYVWFFQGVPVLVLLFLFYFGLFNFMGLTFPAVVAVTLVLGMTTAAYQANIFRGAMLSIPSGQFKAANALGMSNVQAIVYIVLPQVLRISIPAWSNEFSIILKDSALAFVIGAPEIMARTQFVASRTYQHLPLYITAGLLYFVLTWSGVKGLRALENKVRIPGYSHQGN; encoded by the coding sequence ATGCTTGAAAGTCTTATTGTCATAAAAGATGCACTCCCTTTTTTAATCAGGGGATCACTTACCACAGGAGCCATTGTCTTGGGTGCCATGTTTATAGGGCTTGTTCTGGGGCTTACAATGGCCTGCGGCATGGTCTATGGCCGTAAATGGGTTCGTCGAGTGGTGGGGTTTTACGTCTGGTTTTTCCAGGGCGTGCCCGTGCTGGTCCTTTTGTTCCTCTTTTATTTTGGCCTGTTTAATTTCATGGGTCTTACCTTTCCGGCCGTTGTTGCCGTTACCCTTGTCCTTGGCATGACCACGGCCGCTTACCAGGCAAACATCTTCAGGGGGGCGATGCTTTCGATTCCCAGCGGTCAGTTCAAGGCAGCCAATGCCCTTGGTATGAGCAATGTCCAGGCCATTGTGTACATTGTGCTGCCCCAGGTGCTTCGCATCTCCATTCCAGCCTGGTCCAACGAGTTTTCCATCATCCTCAAGGATTCGGCCCTGGCTTTTGTCATCGGCGCACCTGAAATTATGGCCAGGACCCAGTTTGTCGCTTCAAGAACCTACCAGCATCTTCCCCTGTACATCACGGCAGGTCTTCTTTATTTCGTCCTGACCTGGTCCGGCGTAAAGGGGTTGAGGGCACTGGAAAACAAGGTCCGGATTCCGGGCTATTCGCACCAGGGAAATTAA
- the fdhD gene encoding formate dehydrogenase accessory sulfurtransferase FdhD translates to MDKKDALHRMLTPIVARYYLPGGIKPIDLELIQEEPLAINIQGKTYATVMRTPGDERAHAAGFCLAEGIVDHPGDIRDIALCDGENSNVAAIMLTQARYEQVNAILGNKSRVSQTSCGICGREIIDDLGKLLTPVPSTMKISFAEAMAAASQLKTIQQLRRRCFSSHGVAVLNNRLEQIATAEDAGRHNALDKAIGKLFLEQRLSEARVAVLSSRSSYEMIQKSARAGIEIVISMSRPTALALDLANQLGMTLASVRDEGLYVYSGQHRMGTEQ, encoded by the coding sequence ATGGACAAGAAAGACGCGCTTCACCGAATGCTGACACCCATCGTTGCCCGGTATTACCTTCCAGGCGGCATCAAGCCCATTGATCTGGAACTCATCCAGGAAGAACCCCTGGCCATCAACATCCAGGGAAAAACCTACGCCACGGTCATGCGAACCCCGGGGGATGAGCGGGCCCATGCCGCAGGATTCTGCCTTGCTGAAGGCATCGTGGACCATCCCGGAGATATTAGAGACATTGCCCTTTGTGACGGTGAAAATTCCAATGTTGCGGCAATCATGCTCACCCAGGCACGATACGAACAGGTCAACGCCATTCTTGGGAATAAAAGCCGCGTGAGTCAGACAAGCTGCGGCATCTGCGGGCGGGAAATAATTGACGATCTGGGGAAATTACTGACGCCGGTACCGTCAACCATGAAGATCTCCTTTGCCGAGGCAATGGCGGCCGCATCCCAGTTAAAGACCATCCAGCAGCTGAGGAGAAGATGCTTTTCCTCCCATGGTGTGGCCGTTCTCAACAATCGGCTTGAACAGATCGCCACGGCCGAAGATGCAGGCAGGCACAACGCCCTTGACAAGGCCATTGGCAAACTTTTTCTTGAACAACGATTGTCAGAGGCAAGGGTTGCGGTTCTCTCGTCCCGGTCAAGCTATGAGATGATCCAGAAATCCGCCCGGGCCGGCATTGAGATCGTCATCAGCATGTCACGGCCAACGGCCCTGGCCCTTGACCTGGCAAACCAGCTGGGAATGACCCTGGCATCGGTTCGGGATGAGGGGCTTTATGTCTACTCGGGCCAGCATCGCATGGGCACAGAGCAATAA
- a CDS encoding sensor histidine kinase yields the protein MSIGQKNFGHGPQARVRTDGVSMNFLGSIRFRIIATILLFGFVLILLNSSITFFFMGKGMTGLVKNLLATEVEYFEYRYGQDRTTPLPHSKYIRVFRGINQVPERFRNQVKALSLGIHSIRREHPIHIAVMAFPDTKDRFYLFFHGRQFMEENNIIRPGQVILISIAVLLVPGILLGMFTSRAVLAPMGRLMEKIRALKPENLPAFFSDKTETNEIGVLTTTLEQTMSRIREFIDREKEFTRDASHELRTPLTIVKGAVEIIESQPEAETNGLIKRPLARIKRSVSEMEQTIETFLWLAREDVDSKGRCRAGEVVDRVVEGSRHLLHGKAVKIEVRVDPQVEIAVKAEILHIVMGNLLKNALDYTREGKVILIVEPDFLEVSDTGMGIDQGRIQAVTNAHVKGATSSGFGLGLNIVKRLCTRFGWDMDIASQPGKGTRVRILYRTAMADRALHG from the coding sequence ATGAGCATCGGCCAGAAAAATTTTGGACACGGTCCACAGGCCAGGGTGCGGACGGATGGGGTTTCCATGAATTTCCTCGGCAGCATTCGTTTCAGGATCATTGCCACCATCCTGCTGTTTGGGTTTGTACTGATTCTGCTTAACTCCAGCATCACCTTTTTTTTCATGGGCAAGGGCATGACCGGGCTTGTTAAAAACCTGCTTGCCACGGAAGTCGAATATTTTGAGTACCGCTATGGCCAGGACAGAACCACCCCCCTTCCCCATTCGAAATATATCCGGGTTTTCAGGGGGATCAATCAGGTGCCGGAACGTTTCAGAAATCAGGTCAAGGCCTTGTCCCTGGGCATCCACAGCATTCGCAGGGAACACCCCATTCACATTGCAGTGATGGCGTTTCCCGACACAAAAGATCGGTTTTACCTGTTTTTCCACGGCCGGCAGTTCATGGAGGAAAACAACATCATAAGGCCCGGCCAGGTCATTCTGATTTCCATCGCTGTTCTGCTTGTTCCCGGCATTCTCCTGGGAATGTTCACCTCGAGGGCCGTCCTTGCCCCCATGGGGCGGCTCATGGAAAAAATTCGGGCCTTGAAACCCGAGAATTTACCTGCTTTTTTTTCGGATAAAACTGAGACCAACGAGATTGGTGTCCTCACCACCACCCTGGAACAGACCATGTCAAGGATTCGGGAGTTCATCGACCGGGAAAAAGAGTTCACAAGGGATGCAAGCCATGAGCTTCGAACCCCCCTGACCATTGTCAAAGGGGCGGTTGAGATTATTGAAAGCCAGCCTGAAGCTGAAACCAACGGCCTGATAAAACGTCCCCTTGCCAGGATAAAACGGTCTGTTTCGGAAATGGAGCAGACCATAGAAACTTTTTTGTGGCTTGCAAGGGAGGATGTGGATTCCAAGGGTCGATGCCGGGCAGGTGAGGTGGTGGACCGTGTTGTTGAGGGCAGCCGGCACCTGCTCCACGGTAAAGCCGTGAAAATCGAAGTCAGGGTTGATCCTCAGGTGGAGATCGCGGTTAAGGCGGAGATTCTTCATATTGTTATGGGAAATCTGCTTAAAAATGCCCTGGATTATACCCGGGAAGGTAAGGTGATCCTTATTGTTGAACCGGATTTCCTTGAGGTGTCAGACACGGGCATGGGCATTGACCAGGGTCGGATTCAAGCGGTCACCAACGCCCATGTAAAGGGGGCGACAAGCTCGGGGTTTGGCCTGGGACTTAACATTGTCAAACGCCTGTGCACCCGGTTTGGCTGGGACATGGATATTGCCAGCCAACCGGGCAAGGGCACCCGGGTCAGGATTCTGTACCGAACTGCCATGGCAGACAGGGCGCTGCATGGGTAA
- a CDS encoding GNAT family N-acetyltransferase, which translates to MEIRLADTIETEEVIELYRLNSWSSAEKPDQLLPALRNSDTLVTARLSGKLIGLGNAISDGSLVVYYPHMLVHPDHKGKGVGRAMMEALQKRYRSFHQQMLTADGNAIGFYRTLGFERAGRTEPMWIYAGNEH; encoded by the coding sequence ATGGAAATACGACTGGCAGACACGATTGAAACAGAGGAAGTGATTGAACTATACAGATTAAACAGCTGGTCTTCGGCAGAAAAACCAGACCAGCTCCTCCCGGCACTCAGGAATTCGGACACCCTGGTTACTGCAAGGCTTTCAGGAAAATTGATTGGCCTTGGCAATGCCATATCCGACGGTAGCCTGGTGGTTTATTATCCCCACATGCTGGTCCATCCAGATCACAAGGGAAAAGGCGTTGGACGGGCCATGATGGAAGCCCTGCAAAAACGCTACAGGTCGTTTCATCAGCAAATGCTGACCGCAGACGGCAATGCCATCGGGTTCTACAGGACTCTGGGATTTGAACGGGCAGGCAGGACAGAACCCATGTGGATTTATGCCGGCAATGAACACTGA
- a CDS encoding amino acid ABC transporter permease: MADVTFFQELFTGLNRGLGMSLLLIVPSALGGVVIGITAGAIRAFGSKTSARIGDGYAALFRGTPLVVQLFVLYFGLPNIGIYFSPYWAAVTGFILCSGAYQSEYVRGALLSIRKNQYLAAEALGFTRIQTLVWVIIPQAMRRALPGCGNEIVYLIKYSSLAYVVTFMELTGEGKTIATEYFRFTEVFLVIGCYYLVLVSLAKIILRKAEQALHVPGFG, encoded by the coding sequence GTGGCGGATGTGACTTTTTTCCAGGAACTTTTCACCGGCCTGAACAGAGGCCTTGGCATGAGTCTGCTGCTCATCGTTCCCTCTGCCCTGGGTGGTGTTGTCATCGGTATTACCGCCGGGGCCATAAGGGCCTTTGGCAGCAAAACATCTGCAAGGATCGGGGACGGGTATGCCGCCCTTTTCCGGGGAACTCCCCTGGTTGTTCAGCTATTCGTGCTCTATTTCGGGCTTCCCAACATTGGCATCTATTTTTCCCCCTACTGGGCCGCTGTCACCGGCTTTATCCTGTGCAGTGGTGCCTACCAGTCTGAATATGTGAGGGGTGCCCTTTTGTCCATCCGGAAGAATCAGTACCTTGCCGCCGAGGCCCTTGGTTTTACAAGGATTCAGACCCTTGTCTGGGTCATCATTCCCCAGGCCATGCGCCGGGCACTTCCCGGTTGTGGCAACGAGATCGTCTACCTGATCAAGTACTCGTCCCTTGCCTATGTGGTCACCTTCATGGAGCTGACCGGGGAGGGCAAGACCATAGCGACCGAATATTTCCGATTCACAGAGGTGTTTCTTGTGATCGGGTGCTATTACCTCGTGCTGGTATCCCTGGCAAAGATCATCCTCAGGAAGGCTGAACAGGCCCTCCATGTGCCGGGTTTTGGATAA
- a CDS encoding amino acid ABC transporter ATP-binding protein has protein sequence MTPSESILNVENLTKSFGETQILKGIDMSISKGAIKILIGPSGGGKSTLLQCLNCLVTPDTGTIRFNGELVDIHKKKELYAFRQKMGMIFQDFNLFDHLPAVDNIIIALCKVKRMKKAAALKRAMVELDQVGLADKAHLYPAELSGGQKQRVAIARALAMDPRVLLLDEPTSALDPELVGEVVAVIRALAQKGMTMIMATHQISLIRNLADEILFMKDGVIVEQGTPDELLGTECSSFSQGFCDRLNELAGEDS, from the coding sequence ATGACTCCTTCTGAATCCATCCTGAACGTTGAAAACCTCACCAAATCCTTTGGGGAGACCCAGATTCTCAAGGGGATTGATATGTCAATCTCCAAGGGAGCCATCAAGATCCTCATCGGCCCGTCAGGAGGCGGTAAAAGCACCCTTTTACAATGCCTTAACTGCCTTGTCACCCCAGATACAGGAACCATCCGGTTTAACGGTGAGTTGGTGGATATTCATAAGAAAAAAGAGCTTTACGCCTTTCGCCAGAAGATGGGTATGATCTTCCAGGATTTTAATCTTTTTGATCATCTGCCTGCGGTTGACAACATCATCATTGCCCTCTGCAAGGTCAAGCGAATGAAAAAGGCGGCCGCCCTGAAGCGGGCCATGGTCGAGCTTGACCAGGTGGGGCTGGCAGATAAAGCCCACCTCTACCCTGCTGAACTTTCCGGTGGCCAGAAACAGCGGGTGGCCATTGCAAGGGCACTTGCCATGGATCCCAGGGTGCTGCTTCTGGACGAGCCTACATCTGCCCTTGATCCTGAACTTGTGGGGGAGGTGGTGGCGGTGATACGCGCCCTTGCCCAGAAGGGAATGACCATGATCATGGCGACCCATCAGATCAGCCTTATCCGCAACCTTGCCGATGAGATCCTTTTCATGAAAGACGGTGTTATCGTGGAGCAGGGAACTCCGGATGAACTTTTGGGAACAGAGTGTTCAAGCTTTAGCCAGGGATTCTGTGACCGGCTCAATGAACTTGCCGGGGAGGACAGTTGA
- a CDS encoding long-chain-fatty-acid--CoA ligase — MENVWMSSYGEGVPGNLDYESITMPDMLKRNATNLPKGRIIEFAGTRITFKAFDEEVNQVANGFIALGVGKGDRVALLLPNIPQIAIATYAAWRIGAVVVMNNPLYKDAELIHQFNDSGATLLVALDLLVPRMLALKEKTGLKSIIVAHTRTYIGFPKKQFFKLMASDQHMDFPPQPDLIEWSTLLKSYSKKSPFTQVNGQDIASIQYTVGTTGRAKGLVLSHDNLSKNCQQGIAWLTLIKTQKTVVLGSLPIFHSFGLFVLNLCVRMGVEMVMLPLATTEEVIKAIPRNGVTLFPAGATLFMDILNHPRLKQYDLSSLELCISGAAPCPLDVLGRFEQLTGAPILEGYGLSEASPVVAMNPLNGKNKPGTVGLPYPDTVVKITDVEDPDREMGIGELGELTVKGPQVALGYHNLDEETVRTFRKGWLHTGDVATMDEEGYITIVDRIKNRIVTGGQTVYPREIDEVLFSHPKIVEACVKGVPDSTLGEVVKAFVVIKPGEVLDEADLHTHCKNHLAPHKVPTIFEYMDELPKSSVGKILRKRL, encoded by the coding sequence ATGGAAAATGTGTGGATGAGTTCCTATGGTGAAGGCGTTCCAGGGAATCTTGATTATGAATCGATCACCATGCCCGATATGCTGAAGCGAAACGCAACCAACCTTCCCAAGGGAAGAATTATTGAGTTTGCAGGCACCCGAATAACTTTCAAGGCGTTTGACGAAGAAGTAAACCAGGTGGCCAACGGCTTTATCGCCCTTGGGGTGGGAAAGGGAGACCGGGTGGCCCTGCTGCTGCCAAACATTCCCCAGATCGCCATTGCAACCTATGCAGCATGGAGGATAGGAGCGGTGGTTGTCATGAACAACCCTCTTTACAAGGATGCCGAACTCATTCACCAGTTCAATGATTCAGGAGCTACCCTGCTTGTTGCCCTTGATCTGCTTGTGCCGAGGATGCTGGCCCTAAAGGAGAAAACCGGGCTGAAAAGCATCATCGTGGCCCACACCCGGACCTACATCGGCTTTCCCAAAAAGCAGTTTTTCAAGCTCATGGCAAGTGACCAGCACATGGATTTTCCTCCCCAGCCTGACCTCATTGAATGGTCTACGCTGCTCAAGAGTTACTCCAAGAAATCGCCGTTTACCCAGGTTAACGGCCAGGATATTGCGTCCATCCAATACACTGTGGGTACGACAGGGCGGGCAAAGGGGCTGGTGCTGAGCCATGACAACCTTTCCAAAAACTGCCAGCAGGGCATTGCCTGGTTGACCCTGATAAAGACCCAGAAAACGGTTGTTCTTGGCTCTTTGCCGATTTTCCACTCGTTTGGACTGTTTGTGCTGAACCTGTGCGTGCGGATGGGGGTGGAAATGGTGATGCTGCCCCTGGCAACAACCGAGGAGGTCATCAAGGCCATTCCAAGGAATGGTGTAACCCTTTTTCCGGCGGGTGCCACCCTGTTCATGGATATTCTGAACCACCCCCGGTTGAAGCAATATGACCTGTCGTCCCTTGAACTGTGCATTTCAGGGGCGGCTCCCTGTCCCCTTGATGTGCTGGGCCGGTTTGAACAGCTCACCGGTGCCCCCATCCTCGAGGGGTATGGACTTTCCGAGGCAAGCCCCGTGGTTGCCATGAACCCCCTGAACGGGAAGAACAAGCCCGGTACCGTGGGACTGCCCTATCCAGACACCGTGGTGAAGATTACCGATGTTGAGGATCCGGACCGGGAGATGGGCATTGGTGAATTAGGGGAATTGACAGTCAAGGGCCCCCAGGTGGCACTGGGATACCATAACCTTGACGAGGAGACTGTCCGGACCTTTAGAAAAGGATGGCTTCACACCGGGGACGTTGCCACCATGGATGAGGAGGGTTACATCACCATTGTGGACCGGATCAAGAATCGCATCGTAACCGGTGGCCAGACGGTTTATCCAAGGGAGATCGATGAGGTGCTTTTTTCCCATCCCAAGATCGTGGAAGCCTGTGTCAAGGGCGTACCTGATTCTACCCTCGGAGAGGTGGTCAAGGCTTTTGTGGTCATAAAACCTGGCGAGGTCCTTGATGAAGCGGACCTTCATACCCATTGCAAAAATCACCTTGCCCCCCACAAGGTCCCGACGATTTTTGAGTACATGGACGAACTGCCCAAAAGTTCTGTGGGTAAAATACTGAGAAAGAGACTTTAA
- a CDS encoding response regulator transcription factor encodes MEKIRVLIVEDNQDIVENMADFLETKGFVLDFAMDGIGGLHLAITNPYDVIVLDIMLPGMDGITLCRKLRQDAKNMTPVLMLTARDTLEDKLVGFDSGADDYLVKPFALQELAARIQALSGRRNRGTRTLQVADLVMDVGTLEVRRGETLLELNNTCTSILKILMEASPEVVTRSRLEHELWGDDPPDSDALRSHMYTLRKKIDKPFDAALVETIHGKGFRLKEYS; translated from the coding sequence ATGGAAAAAATAAGGGTACTGATTGTCGAGGACAACCAGGATATTGTGGAGAATATGGCCGATTTCCTCGAAACAAAAGGTTTTGTGCTGGATTTTGCTATGGATGGCATCGGGGGCCTTCACCTTGCCATCACCAATCCATATGACGTGATCGTTCTTGACATCATGCTGCCGGGCATGGATGGCATTACCCTTTGCCGGAAATTGAGGCAGGATGCTAAAAATATGACCCCTGTTCTGATGCTCACGGCCCGGGATACCCTGGAGGACAAGCTTGTTGGTTTTGACTCAGGGGCTGACGATTATCTGGTCAAGCCCTTTGCCCTTCAGGAACTTGCGGCAAGAATCCAGGCCCTGTCTGGACGGAGAAATCGGGGAACAAGGACCCTCCAGGTGGCCGATCTGGTCATGGACGTGGGAACCCTGGAGGTTCGCCGGGGCGAAACCCTGCTTGAACTCAACAACACCTGTACGTCCATACTCAAGATTCTTATGGAGGCATCCCCGGAAGTTGTGACACGCAGCCGCCTGGAGCATGAACTCTGGGGGGACGATCCGCCGGACAGTGATGCGCTTCGCAGTCATATGTATACCCTCAGAAAAAAAATAGACAAACCCTTTGATGCCGCCCTTGTGGAAACGATTCATGGAAAGGGGTTCCGGCTGAAGGAGTATTCATGA